The Tachysurus fulvidraco isolate hzauxx_2018 chromosome 4, HZAU_PFXX_2.0, whole genome shotgun sequence DNA window GCTGTTCCTTTAAACTGTCTATCCAAAGCACCATGGGCACTGAGCAAGAACAAAATTCCCAGGTCTGCTGTGTTCTCCCAGTGGGGTCCTGCCAAATTTGTTCAGTTAAATACTAGCGATAACTACCAAATGTGTACAAAGCAATATTATCTTCTGGCTCCTTAATCCTCTTCTCTTTTGCAAAATCTAATGTAGacatttagtttaaaaatgTGTGCTGTGCCCCAAATCCAAACCACAGAATTGAACAGTATGATTAAATAGCATTtaactgagaaacacacaccgATCCCACTCACCTACACCTATGTTTAATGTAATGACATAAATAAGTTTTAAATAATTCTCTCACCTTCCACACGAGATTCAAGGAACTTATCCAACTCCGTGTCTCTCTTCACTGCTTCTTCTGATACTTTGGGTGCATTTGGCAAACACACTAACACGACACTCATATTATCTCGACTTCCCTGTAGGAAGAAGAGAAATTTTAATTTCCTACTAAGTctccagaaataaataaataaaacaaacaaacaaacaaataaacaggcTATTCCAGCATTTCCCAAACTAAACCCATTTTCtaatcaaattcaattcaaaattcAATCCATCTAAACATGAATAgttcaacatttttttctgcCTAATCTACTAGTCAGCTTTGGCTGGGAAAATTttgtttgataaaaaaaaattccaaggTTCTTGAATTTCGTGGTGTTTATAAGTGTAGAAAGGCCACAAATCACCCATCATGTGGACTTTTTCTAACAAGaaaactctacactacactaaaacaatcctttcaataaatatttcataaacaTTGAACAAAAATATGCACAAATATACTGCACAAAATATGAATCTCCTTAATACCTGCCAACCACCCTTAGGGATCTATTCTTCATGTACGTATAATTGtgctttccttcttttcttagCCCACGGAAAAGTGAAATTATGGTCTGAATCTCATATTAGCATGTGATagattagaagaaaaaaaaaatcaaagtatTGCAGTGAAACAACTCCTAGCACTACACAATGACTGAAATAATAGCAAGCAATTTCCCAACAACAGGAAGGAAGCTCATCTACCTTGTGAAGGCATGTGTCCACCACCTCATTGCACACTTTTTCCAAGTCATCAGACACCTCTAGCCTGGCACGCACAAAGGCACACAGCTCTTCATTACTCATCACATCCCATATTCCATCACAGGCCAGCACCACAAACTCGTCCTCTTCTGGCACACGGGGAATCTCAAATACCTCAGGCTCAGGAGAAACCAGCTGCTCGGTGGGGCCCTTGCCCTCCACACACTTGTAGTCATAGTCGCCCAAAGCACGTGACACAGCCAGAGAGCCGTTCACACGCTGGATCATGACGGACCCACCGGCATTCTGGATGCGCTCTTTCTCACGTGGGTCACATGGCTTATGGTCGAGTGTGGAAAAGCGAACACGCGCATCACGACAAAGCAGCGCACGTGAGTCACCACAATTGATGAAGTACATATGATCGGGTGAAAGCATTACAGCCACGGCCGTGGAGCCGCTGCGATCGAGGCCATTGCGCGGGTCGGCAAAGCCACGCATGTGCTCGTCAATGCACAGGAAGCCAGCACGCACGCCACTTTTCACCGCCTCCACACTGCGGCCTAGCTCGCCGGCTGGTGCTGCTGCCACAATGTGTTCTAGCAGATGCTTGGAGCAGTAGTTGGCCACACGTGAGCCTGCATGGCCATCATATACAGCAAAAAAAGACCAGTCGTCAAGGCCATGTGGTAAGCCCACAGTGGCTGTATGTGCATCCTCCATTTCCACACGCCATCCTTGCATGCTGCTCAGGCCATAGCGTAGGCCATTGCCCTCACCGTGTGCATTGTGCTTCTCTGTCTTGGGCTTGTCTAGGAACGCCCCCATGACTCTCACCACCTGCtaggacaaaaaaacagacaagcaAGTGATCAAAACATGAAAACTAATTCATCATTGTAAAGCATTATAGTGTAATGCAGAGAACTAAGGGCAGCACTCTGTTCTCACAACCTGTCTGTTTCATCCATGAGGCAGTGAAAAACTATAAAGGGTAACCCATGTAACCTCAAGCAGTTTAGACAGTGTGCAACATAGGGCTTATCTATTTACCTACTAACTCAAGACTAACACAACAATGTAAACTCAAGGTTAGTATGGCAAATATTCAGTGTTGTTGTGGGTGTAGACTTTTACTTAAAAAGAAGTATAACGTATCAAGCAGTTTGTTTGCATACATATGAAATGTAAATTCAACAAGCAAGGGTTTGGAGACAAAATATCTTGCTTATAGTCcttgatattttattaaaataagcatataaatcattataaattaaCCCCcatctttaaataaacaaataaatcaaatgtattTACAATGACCATTATAGTTGTAGATAAATCTGACATACATTGATAGCTTTTATATCACACTACAGATAAAAGCACATGTTTCAAGGAGAGCGCTCAAGTGGGTTCATGTCATTTGGTTTATCTGCTGAGAGTATTGATTTTTTGGTATTTTCCCATCTCACTCCAGGGTAAAGGCTGTTAAACTTTTGTTGCAACTTGCAACCCACAAAAGCTACTGCAATGAACAAGTCAGAATTTTCTGACACTATAAAGTCAGAAGAACGCATGAATATATAACAATATGATTCCAAGCACCAATTCAAACTCACAAGTTTAATATCAGCACAGCTTTAACCGACAACTATAAGGACTAATAAGTAGCATAAGGTTGCCTCTCTAAGCAAACTTGG harbors:
- the ppm1ba gene encoding protein phosphatase 1B isoform X1, translated to MVVRVMGAFLDKPKTEKHNAHGEGNGLRYGLSSMQGWRVEMEDAHTATVGLPHGLDDWSFFAVYDGHAGSRVANYCSKHLLEHIVAAAPAGELGRSVEAVKSGVRAGFLCIDEHMRGFADPRNGLDRSGSTAVAVMLSPDHMYFINCGDSRALLCRDARVRFSTLDHKPCDPREKERIQNAGGSVMIQRVNGSLAVSRALGDYDYKCVEGKGPTEQLVSPEPEVFEIPRVPEEDEFVVLACDGIWDVMSNEELCAFVRARLEVSDDLEKVCNEVVDTCLHKGSRDNMSVVLVCLPNAPKVSEEAVKRDTELDKFLESRVEELIEKAGEEGIPDLVHILRNLATENIPNLPPGGGLASKHSVIEAVYNRLNPQRDDDGNAADLEDPW
- the ppm1ba gene encoding protein phosphatase 1B isoform X2; this encodes MGAFLDKPKTEKHNAHGEGNGLRYGLSSMQGWRVEMEDAHTATVGLPHGLDDWSFFAVYDGHAGSRVANYCSKHLLEHIVAAAPAGELGRSVEAVKSGVRAGFLCIDEHMRGFADPRNGLDRSGSTAVAVMLSPDHMYFINCGDSRALLCRDARVRFSTLDHKPCDPREKERIQNAGGSVMIQRVNGSLAVSRALGDYDYKCVEGKGPTEQLVSPEPEVFEIPRVPEEDEFVVLACDGIWDVMSNEELCAFVRARLEVSDDLEKVCNEVVDTCLHKGSRDNMSVVLVCLPNAPKVSEEAVKRDTELDKFLESRVEELIEKAGEEGIPDLVHILRNLATENIPNLPPGGGLASKHSVIEAVYNRLNPQRDDDGNAADLEDPW